The following are encoded in a window of Astyanax mexicanus isolate ESR-SI-001 chromosome 6, AstMex3_surface, whole genome shotgun sequence genomic DNA:
- the LOC103034012 gene encoding potassium voltage-gated channel subfamily A member 3 produces MTKETEKNNKNREMNRQREQNDKGGKKRESRQSVSVRREGRVASERLVINVAGMKYETQTRTLARFPNSLLGDPDKRLKYFDPLLNEVFLDRNRACFDSILYFYQSGGRLRRPAHIPLDVFMDELDFYEVGEEAMSRFKQDEGFAQEEVRPLPDSSLQRRIWMLFEYPESSGGARIIAIISVMVIMLSILIFCLETLPEFRAEKELREKERDEQYMAGNSTGSFSPSFTLFQDPFFIVETICICWFLFELVMRFLSSPNKLHFCKDVMNVIDLMAILPYFVTLGTELTRSKSSLAIVRVIRLVRVFRIFKLSRHSKGLQILGQTFQASMRELGLLIFFLLIGVILFSSAIYFAESDHEGSSFESIPHAFWWAVVTMTTVGYGDMYPETVWGKMVGSMCAIAGVLTISLPVPVIVSNFSYFYHRATECVDSTEYTHVNTALYNEVENGDNKEEGEDGGKRDGVCRSMWETDL; encoded by the exons atgacaaaagagACTGAGAAGAATAACAAAAACAGGGAGATGAACCGCCAGCGAGAGCAGAATGATAAAGGaggtaagaagagagagagccgTCAGTCGGTGAGTGTACGGAGAGAGGGCAGGGTGGCGAGCGAGCGCTTGGTCATTAACGTCGCCGGGATGAAGTACGAAACCCAGACGCGAACTCTGGCCCGATTTCCCAACTCGCTGCTGGGTGACCCTGATAAACGGCTGAAATACTTCGACCCGCTGCTGAACGAGGTTTTTCTGGACCGGAACCGAGCATGTTTCGACTCCATCTTATACTTCTACCAGTCGGGCGGGCGGCTGCGGAGGCCGGCCCACATTCCGCTGGACGTTTTCATGGACGAACTGGACTTCTACGAGGTGGGCGAGGAGGCCATGAGCCGCTTCAAACAGGACGAGGGGTTCGCCCAGGAGGAGGTCCGCCCCCTGCCCGACAGCTCGCTGCAGCGCCGCATATGGATGCTGTTTGAGTACCCAGAATCCTCTGGGGGAGCTCGCATCATTGCCATCATCAGCGTCATGGTGATCATGCTGTCCATCCTGATCTTCTGCCTGGAGACGCTGCCGGAGTTCAGAGCGGAGAAGgagctgagagagaaagagagagacgaa CAGTACATGGCTGGAAACTCCACCGGGTCCTTCTCCCCTTCGTTCACTCTGTTCCAGGACCCGTTCTTCATCGTGGAGACCATCTGTATCTGCTGGTTCCTCTTTGAACTTGTGATGCGTTTCCTGTCCTCGCCCAATAAGCTTCATTTCTGTAAGGATGTGATGAACGTGATCGACTTGATGGCCATCCTGCCGTACTTCGTCACGCTGGGCACCGAGCTGACCAGGTCTAAATCGTCCCTCGCCATTGTGAGGGTCATCAGACTGGTGCGAGTGTTCCGTATCTTTAAGCTCTCGCGTCACTCCAAGGGTCTGCAGATTCTGGGCCAGACCTTCCAGGCCAGCATGCGGGAGCTGGGCCTGCTGATCTTCTTCCTGCTCATCGGAGTCATCCTCTTCTCCAGCGCCATCTACTTCGCCGAGTCCGACCACGAGGGCTCGTCCTTCGAGAGCATCCCTCACGCCTTCTGGTGGGCGGTGGTCACCATGACCACGGTGGGCTACGGCGACATGTACCCCGAGACCGTTTGGGGGAAGATGGTGGGCTCCATGTGCGCCATCGCCGGAGTGCTGACTATTTCCCTCCCCGTCCCTGTGATTGTGTCCAACTTCAGCTACTTCTACCACCGAGCCACGGAGTGTGTGGACAGCACCGAGTACACACACGTGAACACGGCGCTGTACAACGAGGTCGAGAACGGGGACAATAAAGAAGAGGGGGAAGATGGAGGGAAGAGGGACGGGGTCTGTCGCTCTATGTGGGAAACAGACCTCTAG
- the LOC111191504 gene encoding fibroblast growth factor 19-like, producing MFEFAVVSLLLHLPLSLSLPIYDSSPLLAFDDQVRQIHLYTESKHRSLFLAIYPNGTVTEAPTQTEHTLLELKAIKPGETVILGVMSLLYLCVDSSGQLTGLEPTLQTNTADCSFTELLLPDGYTYFISAHYRLPVTLLSYSHFLKLRNTLPIDTKAAADEQQNPDWFKGEVDLDSDDPFGLRQAVQYPRSPFFHMDR from the exons ATGTTTGAGTTTGCTGTGGTTTCTCTGCTCCTACatctgcctctgtctctctctctccccatctatGACTCCTCTCCTCTTCTGGCCTTTGATGACCAGGTCCGGCAGATACACCTGTACACAG AAAGTAAACACAGAAGCCTCTTCCTCGCAATTTATCCTAACGGCACCGTCACTGAAgcacccacccagacagagcaca CGCTGTTGGAGCTTAAAGCAATAAAACCAGGTGAAACAGTGATTCTGGGTGTGATGTCATTACTCTACCTGTGTGTAGATTCTTCTGGTCAGCTGACAGGACTG GAACCCACTCTGCAAACAAATACAGCGGACTGCTCCTTCACTGAGCTGCTACTGCCTGACGGATACACCTACTTCATCTCAGCACACTATAGACTTCCTGTAACCCTACTGTCCTACTCTCATTTCCTAAAACTCAGAAACACTCTGCCCATAGACACTAAAGCAGCAGCAGACGAACAGCAGAACCCTGATTGGTTTAAAGGAGAGGTAGATCTGGACTCTGACGATCCCTTCGGTCTGAGACAGGCCGTCCAATACCCCAGGAGCCCCTTTTTCCACATGGATCGATGA